From one Labeo rohita strain BAU-BD-2019 chromosome 8, IGBB_LRoh.1.0, whole genome shotgun sequence genomic stretch:
- the ankrd39 gene encoding ankyrin repeat domain-containing protein 39, translating into MSSQPLFPISVSSYQINWMDSHGNQCTCSAHRSAPSVHQTLEEMDFERGIWSAAMDGDGERVRAFIKKGVDPNIRDQANYTALHYASRAGQLSVCELLLDCGACVNVQTGGGATPLHRAAYCGHYSVLKLLLDRGADPCLTDDDGSTALHKAAEQKHFAVCELLVNRFPSLRDVRNRRSHTSFDLCPDNDNVWEFLRPK; encoded by the exons ATGTCTTCACAGCCGCTTTTTCCCATCTCTGTAAG TTCATACCAAATAAACTGGATGGATTCCCATGGAAATCAATGCACCTGTAGTGCCCATCGCTCAGCACCGAGCGTCCATCAAACTCTGGAAGAGATGGACTTTGAGAGAG GTATATGGTCAGCTGCAATGGATGGCGATGGGGAGAGAGTCAgggcatttattaaaaaaggggTTGATCCAAATATAAGGGACCAGGCAAACTACACTGCTTTG CACTACGCTAGTCGAGCCGGTCAGCTGTCAGTGTGTGAGTTACTCCTGGACTGTGGCGCTTGTGTGAACGTCCAGACCGGTGGTGGGGCAACCCCGCTTCATAGGGCGGCTTACTGCGGACACTACAGTGTGCTTAAGTTACTGTTAGACCGTGGAGCTGATCCATGTCTGACTGATGATGATGGATCGACAGCACTTCATAAG GCTGCTGAACAGAAGCATTTCGCAGTTTGTGAGCTGTTGGTGAACCGCTTTCCATCCTTACGGGATGTGAGAAATCGAAGATCACACACATCTTTCGATCTATGCCCGGACAATGACAATGTTTGGGAGTTCCTGAGACCTAAATGA